Proteins found in one Paenibacillus borealis genomic segment:
- a CDS encoding metallophosphoesterase: MDIQTRVHTIFMLVGATECGKSTFAKEVLIPQLKLADSSKGMRTNVQYLSSDSIRQEILGYDYDKYDQVMLEASSHTFQLLFERLKLVTSWPINAEFVIMDTIGLAEDYRSKVRAIAQENNYNLEVILFDYRKREDYYASERSKKLISGHLNRLRKEVLPVLSREGYNKIHKVRAKDFLLEGAGEGEVLSNSDYRVIIEDWEAYTSAVLPQDLEYIVVGDVHECVQELQGLLRSYGYKIEEGKLSATDKLSNTKIILTGDWIDKGKQTRETIEFLYENRGHFLLVMGNHENFVYKYLRGEIQGTDPELLRTYFDSTRALKEDAELFSKFSVLVEDSKPFYRYIGMQGPSFYVTHAPCRNKYIGKLDTNSLRHQRNFRLDRESAYEQQLDFLKQEAVSNHPFHLFGHIAAKQTFRIKNKLHLDTGAVQGNGLTSVRISFKPFYKSHKSHQIVLQEELPTLFHEEQPVSLQELDYEAVRRLQYSSRNRVNFISGTMSPADKDVAAGELESLRKGLDYFAGRRVSEVVLQPKYMGSRCSVYLYREIEQCYAVSRNGYKVKAVDLTPVYEGLLQKFGAYMAEQNIRVLLLDGELLPWKALGDGLIERQFRPIGRALETELEFLRQHGFEESLGKLIQDYEASGFEQDQHHLTKEALNSSYGSHVYQTYKHIRDIRDSYVDLDQRDEAYQIYKQQLELYAGDAELEYKPFAILKEVLESGEERIPDGLTSEQYRFLNDDEVLVLDLNEPDAYIKAEEYFAKITVEKHMEGIVIKPEQEQQGVVPYLKVRNPGYLSIIYGYDYKFPHKYAKLMKQKNIAPKLRTSLAEHRLGRQLLEVKLDEISAENEVYKQIAANLLFEVTKEKEMDPRL; encoded by the coding sequence GTGGACATTCAAACCCGGGTACACACGATATTCATGCTGGTGGGAGCAACGGAATGCGGCAAATCGACGTTTGCGAAGGAAGTCCTGATCCCGCAGCTGAAGCTTGCGGATAGCTCAAAAGGGATGCGCACAAATGTGCAGTACTTGTCCTCGGATAGCATCCGACAGGAGATCTTAGGGTATGACTACGATAAATATGATCAGGTGATGCTGGAGGCGAGCTCGCATACGTTTCAATTGTTGTTCGAGCGGCTGAAGCTGGTAACCTCCTGGCCGATTAATGCGGAGTTTGTGATTATGGATACGATTGGACTGGCTGAAGATTACCGCAGTAAAGTCCGCGCAATTGCCCAGGAGAACAATTACAATCTCGAAGTCATTCTGTTCGATTACCGCAAACGGGAGGATTATTATGCCTCAGAGCGGTCGAAGAAACTGATCTCGGGTCATCTGAACCGGTTGAGAAAAGAAGTGCTGCCCGTATTGTCACGTGAGGGCTACAACAAAATCCATAAAGTGCGCGCGAAGGATTTCCTTCTGGAAGGCGCGGGTGAGGGCGAAGTGCTGTCTAATTCGGACTACCGGGTGATCATAGAAGACTGGGAGGCTTATACTTCGGCAGTGCTTCCGCAGGATCTGGAGTATATTGTTGTCGGCGATGTCCATGAGTGTGTTCAAGAGCTTCAGGGGCTACTGCGCAGCTATGGATATAAAATAGAAGAAGGTAAGTTAAGCGCTACAGATAAGCTGAGTAACACAAAGATTATTCTTACCGGCGACTGGATTGATAAAGGCAAGCAGACACGGGAGACGATAGAGTTCCTGTATGAGAACCGGGGGCATTTCCTGCTGGTGATGGGCAACCATGAGAATTTCGTCTATAAATACCTGCGGGGTGAGATTCAAGGGACCGATCCGGAGCTGCTAAGAACGTATTTTGATTCGACCCGGGCTTTAAAAGAGGACGCTGAGCTCTTCAGTAAATTCTCGGTACTGGTGGAGGATTCCAAGCCTTTTTACCGCTATATCGGTATGCAGGGTCCTTCCTTCTATGTTACACACGCGCCCTGCCGCAATAAGTATATCGGGAAGCTGGATACGAATTCGCTGCGCCATCAGCGTAACTTCCGGCTGGACCGTGAATCTGCGTACGAGCAGCAGCTTGATTTCCTGAAGCAGGAGGCGGTGAGTAATCACCCGTTCCATCTCTTTGGTCATATTGCCGCCAAGCAGACGTTCCGGATCAAGAACAAGCTCCACCTCGACACGGGAGCCGTGCAGGGGAACGGCCTGACTTCTGTCCGCATATCGTTCAAACCTTTTTATAAAAGCCATAAATCTCATCAGATTGTGCTGCAGGAAGAGTTGCCAACGTTGTTCCATGAAGAGCAGCCCGTATCGCTGCAGGAGCTGGATTACGAAGCTGTGCGCAGATTGCAATATTCCTCGCGGAACCGGGTCAACTTTATCTCGGGGACGATGTCACCTGCGGATAAGGACGTAGCTGCCGGTGAGCTGGAGTCGCTGCGTAAAGGTCTGGATTATTTTGCCGGGCGCCGTGTATCGGAAGTAGTCTTGCAGCCCAAGTATATGGGATCACGCTGTAGTGTGTATCTCTACCGGGAGATAGAGCAGTGTTATGCAGTCAGCCGTAATGGATATAAGGTCAAAGCGGTCGATTTGACTCCGGTTTACGAAGGACTGCTGCAGAAATTCGGAGCGTATATGGCGGAGCAAAACATTCGTGTACTTCTGCTGGACGGGGAGCTGCTGCCGTGGAAGGCACTTGGGGATGGGCTGATTGAGCGTCAGTTCCGGCCGATTGGGCGGGCTCTGGAGACAGAGCTGGAATTCCTCAGACAACATGGGTTCGAGGAGTCGCTGGGCAAGCTGATTCAGGATTATGAGGCGAGCGGCTTTGAGCAGGATCAGCATCATCTGACCAAAGAGGCGCTTAACAGCAGCTATGGCTCTCATGTGTACCAGACGTATAAGCATATCCGGGACATAAGAGATTCCTACGTAGATCTTGACCAGCGGGACGAAGCTTACCAGATATATAAGCAGCAGCTGGAGCTATATGCGGGTGATGCGGAGCTTGAGTATAAACCTTTTGCCATCCTGAAGGAAGTGCTGGAAAGTGGGGAAGAACGGATACCTGACGGATTGACTTCGGAACAATACCGCTTCTTGAACGACGACGAAGTGCTGGTGCTCGACCTGAATGAGCCGGATGCCTACATCAAGGCAGAGGAGTATTTCGCAAAAATAACGGTGGAGAAGCATATGGAAGGTATCGTCATTAAGCCGGAGCAGGAGCAGCAGGGGGTGGTTCCGTATCTGAAGGTCCGTAATCCTGGCTACCTGTCGATCATCTACGGGTATGACTACAAGTTCCCGCATAAATATGCCAAGCTGATGAAGCAGAAGAATATCGCTCCGAAACTGCGCACGTCCTTAGCTGAGCACCGCCTGGGCAGACAGCTGCTGGAAGTGAAGCTGGATGAGATTTCGGCGGAGAACGAGGTCTACAAGCAGATTGCGGCCAACCTGTTATTTGAGGTAACGAAGGAGAAGGAGATGGATCCGCGGTTGTAG
- a CDS encoding GntR family transcriptional regulator, translating into MTQFVYKQIIDDLKMKIFAGRFADMRLPDERSLSETYQVSRSTIKRALTKMESYGIIFKKRGSGTFINPLYIKNDSIFNYEGSNLGVSDNFQMHGKKPEIKVLNFEVIRPTEELQRDLFLQPHDFVYKIVRLRLFDDEPFMIETGYIPIKIVQDLDMAIIEGSIFHYLEESRNLAVTKSFLSIFAEPSLANDQELLHLKENEPVGIMEGIFFLDNGTPFEFSHMRFHYKYLKFNTFVSVH; encoded by the coding sequence ATGACACAATTTGTCTATAAGCAAATTATTGATGACCTCAAAATGAAGATTTTTGCGGGACGGTTTGCTGATATGAGATTGCCGGATGAGCGCAGTCTTAGTGAAACGTATCAGGTTAGCCGCAGCACCATTAAGCGTGCGCTAACCAAGATGGAGAGCTACGGCATTATTTTCAAGAAACGCGGATCCGGAACCTTTATTAACCCGTTGTACATAAAAAACGATTCCATCTTTAATTACGAAGGCTCTAATCTCGGGGTTTCTGACAACTTCCAGATGCATGGCAAGAAGCCGGAGATCAAAGTACTGAATTTCGAGGTTATTCGGCCTACGGAAGAGCTTCAGCGCGATTTGTTCCTGCAGCCCCATGATTTTGTATATAAAATTGTCCGCTTGCGTCTGTTTGATGATGAACCCTTTATGATCGAGACCGGATACATTCCGATTAAAATCGTGCAGGATCTCGATATGGCGATTATAGAAGGGTCGATCTTTCATTATCTGGAGGAATCGCGCAATCTGGCGGTCACCAAATCCTTTTTGTCTATTTTTGCCGAGCCGTCGTTAGCTAATGATCAGGAGCTGCTCCACCTGAAGGAAAATGAGCCCGTGGGGATTATGGAAGGGATCTTCTTCCTGGATAATGGGACGCCGTTCGAATTCTCACATATGCGGTTCCATTACAAATATCTGAAATTCAATACCTTCGTATCGGTTCATTAA
- a CDS encoding GH36-type glycosyl hydrolase domain-containing protein, with product MQYGHFDEKNKEYLITKPNTPAPWANYLGSPEYGAIISGNAGGYSFVKSGANGRHLRYHFNSNDEPGRYIYVKDLENGDYWSGSWQPVGKDLDQYQSVCHHGTGYTNIVSDYDNIHTESLYYVPLNKTYEVWRMKVRNDGTTARKLALFGFAELTNNNNYEQDTVNLQYTLFISRTYYKNNKILQVINENIPEEQTWRFFGAAGAEVAGYDGDRDTFLGEYRSYGNPASVANGECSNSLNYNTNACGALQINVELQPGEEKEVAFLLGQYDEQGASEILSHYKDLSVVEEELEELKAFWHSKLNRFQVQTPSDNLNNMINTWNAYQCFITFIWSRAASFQYSGLRNGLGYRDTVQDIQGIIHLDHEMALERLRLMISAQVSNGGGLPLVKFDHNPGHEGTPDDPEYVRETGHPHYRADDALWLFPTVIKYLNESGNWDFTNEVVPYSDKGEDTVYGHLRQALQFSLDRMGAHGMPVGLHADWNDCLRLGAKGESLFVAFQLYMGFKIFMEIAQNKNKPEDVAWAQGLLDELDGNIQKYAWEKDQFVRGFTEDNYTIGSWENEEGKIWMNPQSWAVLSGAARPEQARVSMDKVYENLRTDYGTMLFYPPFRKYGLPVALMALFNASTKENGGIFSQPQGWLILAETMIGNGDRAFEYFLNCSPASMNDKAEVRKLEPYVHGQFVESKDSPYQGRAHVHWLTGTASTVMVSLVEGIMGVQPQKDGLRLNPCVPSDWTEFSMVREFRGKKLNIRVENNNGVQKGVSRIVINGEEIQGDLIPVTQLAAENDVLVVMG from the coding sequence ATGCAATACGGTCATTTTGACGAAAAAAACAAAGAGTACCTCATCACGAAGCCAAATACACCAGCCCCATGGGCCAACTATCTTGGCTCGCCGGAATACGGCGCAATTATCTCAGGAAATGCCGGAGGCTACAGCTTCGTGAAATCCGGAGCCAACGGACGGCATCTCCGCTACCACTTTAACTCCAATGACGAACCCGGGCGCTACATTTATGTAAAAGATCTGGAGAACGGGGATTATTGGTCCGGCTCCTGGCAGCCGGTAGGTAAAGATCTGGATCAATATCAATCCGTATGCCATCATGGAACCGGATACACGAACATCGTCTCGGATTACGATAACATCCATACAGAGTCCTTATATTACGTGCCGCTGAACAAAACCTATGAGGTATGGCGGATGAAGGTCCGCAATGATGGCACCACAGCACGGAAGCTGGCTCTCTTCGGCTTTGCTGAACTAACCAACAATAACAACTATGAGCAGGATACCGTCAACCTGCAGTACACCCTGTTTATCTCGCGGACTTATTATAAGAATAACAAGATCCTGCAGGTCATCAATGAGAATATCCCCGAGGAGCAAACCTGGAGATTCTTCGGCGCTGCCGGCGCGGAGGTGGCCGGTTACGACGGCGACCGGGATACCTTTCTGGGAGAATACCGCAGCTACGGGAACCCGGCTTCTGTTGCCAACGGTGAATGTTCCAATTCACTCAACTACAACACGAACGCCTGCGGTGCATTGCAGATCAATGTGGAGCTGCAGCCGGGCGAAGAGAAAGAAGTCGCTTTCCTGCTGGGACAATACGATGAGCAAGGCGCGTCTGAAATTCTCAGCCACTACAAGGATTTGTCTGTTGTAGAGGAGGAGCTCGAAGAACTGAAAGCGTTCTGGCACAGCAAGCTCAACCGCTTCCAGGTCCAGACCCCGAGCGATAATCTGAACAATATGATCAACACCTGGAATGCTTACCAGTGCTTCATTACCTTCATCTGGTCGCGTGCTGCCTCCTTCCAGTACTCCGGTCTTCGTAACGGACTAGGCTACCGGGATACGGTACAGGATATTCAAGGCATTATCCATCTGGATCATGAGATGGCCCTTGAGCGTCTGAGACTGATGATTTCGGCCCAGGTATCCAATGGCGGCGGGCTTCCACTCGTCAAATTCGATCATAATCCTGGCCATGAAGGCACTCCGGACGATCCGGAATACGTGCGGGAGACCGGTCATCCCCATTATCGCGCCGATGATGCCCTGTGGCTGTTCCCGACGGTTATTAAATACTTAAATGAAAGCGGTAACTGGGACTTTACGAATGAAGTGGTTCCTTATTCGGATAAAGGCGAGGATACGGTGTATGGACATCTGCGCCAGGCCCTGCAGTTCAGTCTGGACCGCATGGGTGCACACGGTATGCCGGTTGGGCTGCATGCGGACTGGAATGACTGTCTGCGTCTTGGAGCCAAGGGAGAATCTCTGTTCGTCGCCTTCCAGCTGTACATGGGCTTCAAAATATTCATGGAAATTGCCCAGAATAAAAACAAGCCGGAAGATGTAGCGTGGGCACAAGGCCTGCTTGATGAGCTCGACGGTAACATTCAGAAGTATGCCTGGGAGAAAGACCAATTCGTACGCGGGTTCACCGAGGACAATTATACGATTGGCTCCTGGGAGAACGAAGAAGGTAAGATCTGGATGAACCCGCAAAGCTGGGCAGTGTTAAGCGGCGCCGCCCGTCCAGAGCAGGCGAGGGTCTCCATGGATAAAGTCTACGAGAATCTGCGGACAGATTACGGTACTATGCTGTTCTATCCGCCATTCCGTAAATACGGCTTGCCCGTAGCCCTTATGGCCCTCTTCAACGCCTCCACCAAGGAGAACGGCGGCATCTTCAGCCAGCCGCAGGGTTGGCTCATTCTGGCCGAGACGATGATCGGCAATGGCGACCGCGCGTTCGAGTATTTCCTGAACTGCAGTCCGGCCAGCATGAATGATAAAGCTGAGGTCCGCAAGCTTGAGCCTTATGTGCATGGCCAATTCGTCGAGTCCAAGGATAGCCCGTACCAGGGCCGGGCACATGTGCACTGGCTCACCGGCACCGCCTCGACCGTCATGGTCTCCCTGGTAGAGGGCATCATGGGAGTTCAGCCGCAGAAGGATGGCCTCCGCCTGAACCCATGTGTTCCTTCCGACTGGACAGAATTCTCTATGGTGCGGGAATTCCGCGGCAAGAAGCTGAACATCCGGGTTGAGAACAATAACGGCGTGCAAAAAGGGGTATCCCGTATCGTCATTAACGGTGAAGAAATCCAGGGCGACCTGATTCCGGTTACCCAATTGGCAGCAGAGAATGATGTGCTCGTCGTTATGGGATAA
- a CDS encoding phosphoketolase family protein, translated as MGLSIAQVDYSSKTYLAKLDAYWRATNYISVGQLYLKDNPLLREPLKDADVKVKPIGHWGTIPGQNFIYAHLNRVITKYDLDMFYIEGPGHGGQVMVSNSYLDGSYTEIYPQITQDIPGLKKLFKQFSFPGGVASHAAPETPGSIHEGGELGYSLSHSVGAILDNPNLISAVVVGDGEAETGPLAASWFSNRFINPITDGAVLPILHLNGFKISNPTILSRMSREELTAYFAGSGWEPFFVEGENPDLMHPEMAKVLDTIIERIAAIQKNARENNDTTRPAWPMLVFRTPKGWTGPKAWDGVPNEGSFRAHQVPIPVDQKNMKHAPALLEWLNSYRPEELFDENGRLNADLAEILPTGNRRMGMNPVTNAGNLIKDLHKPNFRNYALDNSVPGQVIAQDMAVLGKYLKEVVTLNEENRNFRIFGPDETMSNRLGPVFEVTKRQWMDSIQEPQDEFLAPYGRVIDSQLSEHQAEGFLEGYVLTGRHGFFASYEAFLRVVDSMITQHFKWLRKATDQTWRADIPSLNVIATSTVFQQDHNGYTHQDPGLLGHLADKKPEFIREYLPADANSLLAVFDTILNDRQKINLIVSSKHPRPQWFSADEAQELVDKGLKIIDWASTDKGGEPDVVIASSGTEPTMESLAAISILHEKLPELKIRYINVVDLLKLRSRKLDPRGLSDEQFDQFFTKDKPVIFAFHGYEGLIKDLFFDRHNHNLHVHGYRENGDITTPFDMRVLNQMDRFDLTKEAVLSLPDAGKYQNIADEMDAMVKKHNQYIREEGIDLPEVENWVWKALN; from the coding sequence ATGGGATTATCAATCGCACAGGTGGATTATTCTTCTAAAACTTATTTGGCAAAGCTTGACGCCTACTGGCGCGCAACCAATTACATCTCCGTGGGTCAGCTCTATTTGAAGGATAACCCGTTGTTAAGAGAACCTTTGAAGGACGCAGACGTAAAAGTGAAGCCGATCGGACACTGGGGCACTATCCCTGGGCAGAACTTTATCTATGCGCATCTGAACCGCGTAATTACTAAATATGATTTGGATATGTTCTATATTGAAGGTCCGGGCCATGGTGGCCAGGTTATGGTGTCGAACTCCTATCTGGACGGAAGCTACACTGAAATCTACCCTCAGATCACTCAGGATATCCCTGGACTGAAGAAATTGTTCAAACAGTTCTCGTTCCCGGGCGGAGTTGCTTCCCATGCTGCTCCAGAAACACCAGGATCGATTCATGAAGGCGGCGAACTGGGTTACTCCTTGTCTCACAGTGTGGGTGCCATTCTGGATAACCCGAACCTGATCTCGGCAGTTGTTGTAGGTGACGGTGAAGCAGAGACCGGTCCTCTGGCGGCTTCCTGGTTCTCAAACCGGTTCATTAACCCGATTACAGATGGCGCGGTGCTGCCGATTCTGCATTTGAACGGCTTCAAGATCAGCAACCCGACCATTCTGTCCCGGATGTCCAGAGAAGAGTTAACCGCTTATTTTGCAGGAAGTGGCTGGGAACCGTTCTTCGTTGAAGGCGAGAATCCTGATCTGATGCACCCGGAAATGGCTAAGGTTCTGGACACGATCATTGAAAGAATCGCAGCGATTCAGAAGAATGCCCGCGAAAATAACGACACCACACGCCCTGCTTGGCCGATGCTCGTCTTCCGTACCCCAAAAGGCTGGACCGGTCCGAAAGCGTGGGACGGTGTGCCGAATGAAGGCTCCTTCCGGGCCCATCAGGTGCCGATTCCGGTAGATCAGAAGAATATGAAGCATGCACCAGCATTGCTCGAATGGCTGAACAGCTACAGACCTGAAGAATTATTTGATGAGAATGGCCGTTTGAACGCTGATCTGGCTGAGATCCTGCCTACTGGCAACAGACGTATGGGCATGAATCCTGTAACGAACGCCGGTAACCTGATCAAAGATTTGCACAAGCCGAATTTCCGCAACTATGCACTGGATAATTCCGTACCGGGTCAAGTGATCGCGCAAGATATGGCCGTACTGGGTAAGTACCTGAAAGAGGTTGTAACGCTTAACGAAGAGAACCGCAACTTCCGGATCTTCGGACCGGATGAAACGATGTCTAACCGTCTGGGACCTGTGTTTGAAGTGACGAAACGTCAATGGATGGATTCCATCCAGGAACCGCAGGATGAATTCCTGGCTCCTTACGGCCGTGTCATTGATTCCCAATTATCCGAGCATCAGGCGGAAGGCTTCCTGGAAGGTTATGTACTGACGGGCCGTCACGGATTCTTCGCCAGCTATGAAGCGTTCCTGCGCGTTGTCGATTCGATGATTACCCAGCACTTCAAATGGCTGCGCAAGGCGACTGATCAAACTTGGCGCGCAGATATTCCATCCTTGAACGTTATTGCAACATCAACTGTATTCCAGCAGGACCATAACGGTTACACTCACCAGGATCCGGGTCTGCTGGGTCACCTGGCTGATAAGAAGCCGGAATTTATCCGTGAGTATCTGCCGGCGGATGCCAACTCCTTACTGGCTGTCTTCGACACCATTCTGAATGACCGTCAGAAGATCAACCTGATTGTATCCTCCAAGCACCCGCGTCCGCAGTGGTTCTCGGCAGATGAAGCTCAGGAACTGGTGGACAAAGGCCTCAAAATCATTGACTGGGCAAGCACCGACAAGGGCGGAGAGCCGGATGTGGTTATTGCTTCGTCGGGTACAGAACCTACTATGGAGAGCCTGGCTGCGATCTCAATCCTCCATGAGAAGCTGCCTGAACTGAAAATCCGCTACATTAACGTGGTAGATCTGCTGAAGCTGAGAAGCCGGAAGCTCGATCCGCGCGGCTTATCTGACGAGCAGTTTGATCAATTTTTCACAAAGGATAAACCGGTCATCTTCGCCTTCCACGGCTATGAAGGCCTGATCAAAGACCTGTTCTTCGACCGCCACAACCATAACCTGCATGTACATGGCTACCGCGAGAATGGCGACATCACTACACCGTTCGATATGCGTGTACTCAACCAGATGGACCGCTTCGACCTCACGAAGGAAGCTGTGCTGAGCTTGCCGGATGCCGGCAAATATCAGAATATCGCTGATGAAATGGATGCTATGGTGAAGAAACATAACCAGTACATCCGTGAAGAAGGCATCGATCTTCCAGAGGTTGAGAACTGGGTATGGAAGGCTTTGAACTAA